DNA from Massilia antarctica:
GAAATCTCGAAATCGCAGTTGGCGCAGTTTCACAAGCTGTACAAGCATAATGCGCGGCCCGTGCAGCATTTGAATGGGCGCGTGGTCAAGGAAAGCAAATAAGGCCACTACCCTATAAACCGTCGCTCCCGCGCCGGCGGGAGTCCAATTTTTCCGCTCAGCCCCGGGCTACGGAGCGAACTTGGGCCCCCGCCTGCGCGGGGGCGACATCAATACGCGGGGGCGGCGTCGATGCGGGGGCGCATGGTTTTCCGGTTAGCGCCATGACGGTCGCGACCGCCCAAGCTACATTGGGCGGTGGCCCTTATTCCTGATACTCCTGCAAGCGCGATGCCAGTTTCGGCGCCAATTCATCGGCGCTGCTCACGCTCATGCCCAGATCGCGCAGCAAGCCGTCGTGCAAGCCGTACACCCAGCCATGCACGGTCAGCGGCTGGCCGCGTTCCCACGCATCCTGCACCACCGTGGTCTGCGCGGTATTGACCACCTGCTCCGTCACATTCAGCTCGCACAAGCGGTCCGCGCGCGCGCGCGACGGCAAGGCATCGCCCAGGTATTTGTCATGCTTTTGCTGCACATCCTGCACATGGCGCAGCCAGTTGTCGGCCAGGCCCACGCGCTTGTTGATCATGGCCGCATGCACACCCGAGCAGCCATAATGGCCGCAAATGATCACATGCTTGACCTTCAACACGTCGATGGCGAACTGCAGCACCGTCAGGCAATTCAGGTCGGAATGCACGACCACGTTGGCGATATTGCGATGGACGAACAGTTCGCCCGGCGCCAGGCCCAGCAACTCGTTGGCCGGCACGCGGCTGTCGGAGCAGCCAATCCACAGATACTGCGGCGACTGCTGGGCGGTCAGGGCCTTGAAGAAATTTTCATCCTTGGCCACCATCGCCGCGGCCCAGTCGCGGTTGCGTTTGAATAGTGCGTCGATATCTTGTTGTACTGGAGTCATGTCAGTCCTGTCTGTTCGAAAAAAAACCGCTGAGAGGCCCGTGGGCCCCGTTCAGCGGTTCGGATGAGAAGGCACGGCTTACGCCCGCCTTATTCGAAAAAATCTTTCACCTTGTCCATCCAGCCCTTGCTTTGCGGGCTATGCTTGCCGCCGCCTTCGACCGTCAGGCGCTCGAATTCGCGCAGCAGGTCTTTTTGCTTGTCGGTCAGCTTGACCGGCGTTTCGACCGCCACGTGGCAGAACAGGTCGCCCGCGTAACCGGAGCGCATGCCCTTGATGCCTTTCGCTTTCAGGCGGAAAGTCTTGCCCGATTGCGTGCCTTCAGGAATCGTGAACGAGACCTTGCCGGACAGGGTAGGCACTTCGATTTCGCCGCCCAGGGTCGCCTTGACGAAGGAGATCGGCATTTCGCAATGCAGGTCGTCGCCTTCGCGCTGGAATACCGCGTGCGGCTTGATGTGCACTTCCACATACAGGTCGCCCGGGGGCCCGCCGTTGGTGCCCGGCTCGCCGCTACCCGTGAAACGGATGCGCATGCCGTTGTCGATACCGGCCGGAATATTCACTTCCAGGGTCTTGTTACGCTTGATCCGGCCTTCGCCGCCGCACGGTGCGCACGGATCGGCAATGATCTTGCCGTTGCCATGGCACTTAGGGCAGGTCTGCTGGATGCTGAAAAAGCCTTGCTGCATGCGCACCTGGCCGTTGCCGCCGCAGGTGGTGCAGGTCACCGGCGAGGTGCCCGGCTTGGCGCCGCTGCCGTGGCAGGTGTCGCACTTTTCCCAGCTCGGCACGCGGATGTCTTGGGTATGGCCATGCGCCGCCTGCTCGAGCGTGATCTCAAGGTTGAAGCGCAAATCGGTGCCACGGTACACTTGCGGACCGGAACTGCGTCCGCGCGCGCCACCGCCGAAAATATCGCCGAAAATATCGCCGAAACTGTCCGCGAAGCCGCCGGCACCGGCGCCGCCGAAGCCACCGCCGCCACCCATGTTCGGATCGACACCAGCGTGGCCGTAACGGTCGTACGCTTCGCGCTTTTCCGGATTGGTCAGCATTTCGTACGCTTCTTTGACTTCCTTGAACTTTTCTTCCGATTCCTTACTGTCCGGATTGCGGTCCGGATGGTATTTCATCGCAAGCTTGCGATACGACTTCTTGATCTCTTCCTCAGAAGCATTCTTGGCGACCCCGAGGATCTGGTAAAAATCACGCTTTGCCATTTGTCGGCACCTTGCTGTCTAGCTACTACGCTACTGTTTATGCAAAAAACCGAGCCGCTGGGGGGCTCGGCTTGTCGTGGCCTTTGCTCGACCGGTACGCGCCGCCTGACTGCGGCGGCGCGTACCTGGCGCCGGCATTACTTGGCGTCTTTGACTTCCTTGAAGTCGGCATCGATGACGTCATCCTGCGCTGGCTTGCCTTCATTGCCGCCCGATTGCTGGCCGCCTTCGGCGCCA
Protein-coding regions in this window:
- the can gene encoding carbonate dehydratase, giving the protein MTPVQQDIDALFKRNRDWAAAMVAKDENFFKALTAQQSPQYLWIGCSDSRVPANELLGLAPGELFVHRNIANVVVHSDLNCLTVLQFAIDVLKVKHVIICGHYGCSGVHAAMINKRVGLADNWLRHVQDVQQKHDKYLGDALPSRARADRLCELNVTEQVVNTAQTTVVQDAWERGQPLTVHGWVYGLHDGLLRDLGMSVSSADELAPKLASRLQEYQE
- the dnaJ gene encoding molecular chaperone DnaJ, producing the protein MAKRDFYQILGVAKNASEEEIKKSYRKLAMKYHPDRNPDSKESEEKFKEVKEAYEMLTNPEKREAYDRYGHAGVDPNMGGGGGFGGAGAGGFADSFGDIFGDIFGGGARGRSSGPQVYRGTDLRFNLEITLEQAAHGHTQDIRVPSWEKCDTCHGSGAKPGTSPVTCTTCGGNGQVRMQQGFFSIQQTCPKCHGNGKIIADPCAPCGGEGRIKRNKTLEVNIPAGIDNGMRIRFTGSGEPGTNGGPPGDLYVEVHIKPHAVFQREGDDLHCEMPISFVKATLGGEIEVPTLSGKVSFTIPEGTQSGKTFRLKAKGIKGMRSGYAGDLFCHVAVETPVKLTDKQKDLLREFERLTVEGGGKHSPQSKGWMDKVKDFFE